Proteins encoded together in one Temnothorax longispinosus isolate EJ_2023e chromosome 5, Tlon_JGU_v1, whole genome shotgun sequence window:
- the LOC139813703 gene encoding uncharacterized protein isoform X1, translating into MTQNDTIITKVERLEESLKETLHKVEVIKRKLETKLLSAESRERLENELYEIKKVLGRNEKELQSLRKENAKSFMITVCLVFVCFLFYGIYLMIFGNV; encoded by the exons ATGACACAAAACGACACCATCATCACCAAG GTGGAACGCTTAGAGGAGAGCTTAAAAGAGACCTTACATAAAGTCGAGGTAATCAAGAGGAAGCTTGAGACGAAACTACTCAGTGCAGAAAGTCGAGAGAGATTGGAGAACGAGCTGTACGAAATTAAGAAAGTTCTCGGGCGAAACGAAAAGGAATTACAAAGCTTGAGGAAAGAGAACGCCAAGTCTTTCATGATAACGGTGTGCTTGGTCTTTGTGTGTTTCCTCTTCTATGGAATATATTTGATGATTTTCGGAAACGTTTAA
- the LOC139813702 gene encoding pyrimidodiazepine synthase, whose translation MSAKHLSTGSVAPPLVPGKIRLYSMRFCPYAQRIHLVLDAKQIPYDVVYVNLTHKPDWLIEKSPLNKVPCIELEGGETLYESLIIADYLDDAYPQNKLYPSDPLAKAKDKLLIDRFNTVISTFYYKGLYSETTLEHDVFNETLTGLELFDRELAKRRTPFFGGSKPGMLDLMIWPWCERADVIRITRGEQFVIPRDRFLRLLEWRVAMKEDPAVSGSFLDAEVHARYIRSRLAGTPQYDLIANS comes from the exons GATCGGTAGCACCGCCCCTCGTACCCGGCAAAATACGCCTGTACAGCATGCGCTTCTGTCCATATGCGCAAAGGATACACCTCGTGTTGGACGCCAAACAAATCCC ATACGATGTAGTATATGTGAACCTAACACATAAGCCAGACTGGTTGATAGAAAAGAGCCCCCTTAATAAAGTTCCTTGTATCGAACTTGAAGGAGGCGAAACTTTGTATGAAAGCCTAATTATCGCTGATTATTTGGACGACGCGTATCCTCAAAACAAGCTGTATCCAAGTGATCCTTTAGCGAAGGCTAAGGATAAGTTATTGATCGATAGATTTAATACAGTGATATCAACTTTCTACTATAAG GGACTTTATTCGGAAACAACATTGGAGCATGATGTATTCAACGAGACATTGACTGGTCTGGAACTCTTCGATCGAGAGTTAGCGAAGAGAAGAACTCCCTTTTTTGGTGGCAGCAAACCTGGCATGCTGGATTTAATGATATGGCCGTGGTGCGAGAGAGCAGATGTAATAAGGATCACAAGGGGAGAGCAATTTGTCATACCTCGGGACCGTTTCTTACGATTg CTTGAATGGAGAGTTGCCATGAAAGAAGATCCTGCGGTGAGCGGCAGCTTCCTGGATGCCGAAGTACACGCCAGATACATACGCAGTCGTCTAGCTGGGACACCTCAGTATGATTTAATAGCTAACAGCTAA
- the Usp47 gene encoding ubiquitin carboxyl-terminal hydrolase 47 isoform X2 encodes MLGKMLGKMLKMVEKKLISEVLLKLKQVCYVGLVNQAMTCYLNSLLQALYMTPEFRNALYNWEYVDGSEKDEALSIPYQLQKLFLNLQTSTRSAVETTSLTKSFGWDSTEAWQQHDIQELCRVMFDALEQKFKNTEQADLINRLYEGKMIDYVKCLECGTEKSREDTFLDIPLPVRPFGSNVAYNSVEEAIKAFVQYETLEGTNQYHCEKCNKKCDAHKGLKFTKFPYLLTLHLKRFDFDYKTFHRIKLNDKVTFPDILNLNSFISSTTSQESPGGEEDIGLGIKCDDSSTTDSGTLDDDCAPCDNSLSNSNHSASHDQDDDEGIDMSNGPSTSSCTTHNHENEKNRSTYMLGKGPYMYELFSIMIHSGSASGGHYYAYIKDFRTQEWLCFNDQSVTQITHDDIQKTYGGGPSRAYYSGAYSSSTNAYMLMYRQIDRARNTLPMQTQDFPRHIQELLKKMKESEDNDRKNHEKKMSIPVLKVYCHHPVEGKLTNVKLYVMPDITWAEATEKAYKKFGLENVVSLDQCRLVTYEHNTDLIECSYDDREHEPVGNIWRFSRRFDLLLEIRRKDQKFETYLPGGVATKVFVIDVTREEVIDGPIDIRGLLSQSVKEYKQTVGKIINMDPKQMKVILRKYPETRPVENDDSDLQTEGFYNANKVFISTMYDIDNNKPFQESTVHRIIENFKHVISLHVQLPDTSKETLEELNIPLLDDKNEEKEKSVSGPSKLGVIESHWDASLKYNDTSKGCTRSNEDATIRNISPQLGETEEWNTPEQSNSEDSSLSDSDKTLVGDAPESVDIEPQSWDRRPYDKDYMISKQFEIENWDIDDDSDYYFRATPYADSTQQKLLKVLVDKRMRLSTLKKDLEPFVGVPVKYFKVFRLSNSGESECSCLTEQLNSYEDGERLNVKLGRALRNGEFKVKLYQLLINSIEPYKFLYEWIVSKDMTIGHAKKEILAEIKRKYDIDIPYEKCRLRKKCYKTASKVFLNEQKFDDLRFHSKTFEMIVQELPDKETVTDTDQIVVFVKRWLPAKLQFGQFQEIVMDNRTVEELKKKLSAISDIPEEHIDIAKGKGSFPYDHSVLRIQNEHDWSEHHDSLSFNFEDGAVFLYRDNREKPKQLNADEVMEIAFKENSRLTPLSTTSSYSPRRERALKIYLDTE; translated from the exons ATGTTAGGGAAGATGTTAGGGAAGATGTTAAAGATGGTAGAGAAGAAGTTAATTTcagaagttttattaaaactgaAACAAGTAT GCTATGTTGGTTTAGTCAATCAAGCAATGACTTGTTACTTGAACAGTCTTCTCCAAGCGTTGTACATGACACCAGAATTTCGTAATGCACTGTACAACTGGGAATACGTAGATGGTTCAGAAAAGGATGAAGCTCTAAGCATACCATATCaattacagaaattatttctcaatttaCAG acatCTACAAGATCTGCAGTGGAAACAACATCCTTAACCAAAAGTTTCGGGTGGGATTCTACCGAAGCATGGCAGCAGCATGATATTCAAGAACTTTGTAGAGTTATGTTCGATGCATTGGAACAGAAATTCAAAAATACAGAACAAGCGGATCTAATCAATAGACTTTACGAAG GAAAGATGATCGATTACGTTAAATGTCTTGAGTGTGGAACAGAGAAATCAAGAGAAGATACATTTCTTGATATCCCATTACCAGTTAGGCCGTTTGGAAGCAATGTTGCATATAACAGTGTG GAGGAAGCGATTAAAGCATTTGTTCAATATGAAACATTAGAAGGAACTAATCAGTATCACTGTGAAAAGTGCAATAAAAAATGCGATGCGCACAAAGGATTGAAGTTTACGAAATTTCCATACCTATTAACTTTACATCTCAAGCGGTTTGACTTTGATTATAAAACCTTCCACAGAATTAAACTCAATGATAA AGTCACGTTCCCGGATATACTAAATTTGAATTCTTTTATCTCGTCTACAACGAGTCAAGAATCTCCAGGTGGTGAGGAAGACATCGGTTTAGGTATCAAGTGCGATGATAGTTCTACAACAGATAGCGGTACTTTAGATGACGATTGTGCACCGTGTGACAACAGCCTTTCCAACAGTAATCATTCAGCCAGTCATGATCAAGACGATGATGAAG GTATTGATATGAGCAACGGACCGTCGACATCGAGTTGTACTACGCATAATCACGAGAATGAAAAGAATCGCAGTACTTATATGCTGGGAAAAGGCCCATACATGTATGAACTGTTCTCAATCATGATTCACAGCGGCAGTGCGAGCGGAGGTCATTATTATgcttatataaaagatttcaGAACACAAGAATGGTTATGTTTTAATGACCAAAGCGTTACTCag ATAACTCACGACGATATCCAGAAAACATATGGCGGTGGACCTTCGAGGGCGTATTATAGCGGCGCGTATAGCAGTAGCACGAATGCGTATATGCTCATGTATAGGCAAATCGATCGTGCTCGTAATACTCTACCTATGCAAACCCAAGATTTTCCACGACATATTCAG GAACtattgaagaaaatgaagGAAAGTGAAGATAACGATAGAAAAAATCATGAGAAGAAAATGTCTATACCTGTGTTGAAAGTGTACTGTCATCATCCGGTAGAAGGGAAATTGACGAATGTCAAATTATATGTCATGCCTGACATAACTTGGGCCGAAGCAACGGAGAAAGCGTATAAGAAATTTGGTCTTGAGAACGTAGTGAGTCTGGATCAGTGTCGTTTAGTTACTTATGAACATAATACTGATTTAATAGAATGTAGTTACGATGATCGAGAGCATGAACCTGTTGGAAATATATGGCGCTTTTCACGTcgatttgatttattattagaaattcgTCGCAAAGATCAAAAGTTTGAGACGTATTTACCAGGTG GGGTTGCAACTAAAGTATTTGTCATAGACGTAACCCGAGAGGAGGTAATTGACGGTCCGATCGATATCCGAGGTTTATTGTCGCAAAGTGTTAAAGAGTATAAACAAACCGtaggaaaaattattaatatggatCCTAAACAAATGAAAGTAATATTGCGAAAATATCCGGAAACTAGACCAGTGGAAAATGATGATAGTGACCTGCAAACTGAAGGATTTTATAACGCGAATAAAGTATTCATATCAACGATGTACGATATAGATAATAACAAACCTTTTCAAGAATCAACAGTACACAGAATTATAGAGAATTTCAAACACGTTATCTCTCTGCATGTCCAGTTACCAGATACCAGTAAAG aaaCATTGGAAGAATTGAATATCCCATTGTTAGatgataaaaatgaagaaaaggaaaaatctGTCAGTGGTCCATCGAAACTTGGCGTTATTGAATCACATTGGGATGCCAGTTTGAAATATAACGATACCTCGAAAGGTTGTACCCGAAGTAACGAGGATGCCACCATACGAAATATAAGTCCTCAGTTAGGGGAAACTGAAGAATGGAATACTCCTGAACAAAGTAATAGTGAAGATAGTAGCCTTAGCGATAGTGATAAAACGTTGGTCGGCGATGCACCGGAAAGTGTTGATATTGAACCACAATCGTGGGACAGACGCCCCTATGATAAAGACTATATGATTTCAAAGCAATTCGAAATAGAAAACTGGGATATTGATGACGACTCCGATTATTACTTTAGAGCTACACCATATGCAGATAGTACtcaacaaaaat taCTTAAAGTATTAGTGGATAAAAGAATGAGATTGAGCACTTTGAAGAAAGATTTAGAACCATTTGTGGGTGTGCCTGTGAAGTACTTTAAAGTTTTTCGTCTATCAAATTCTGGTGAATCAGAATGCAGCTGTTTGACGGAGCAACTTAATTCATACGAGGATGGTGAAAGACTTAATGTGAAACTCGGACGAGCTTTGCGTAACGGAGAattcaaagtaaaattatacCAACTACTGATCAACTCTATTGAG ccttacaaatttttatacgaatgGATTGTCTCGAAAGATATGACGATTGGACATGCAAAGAAAGAGATATTGGcagaaataaagagaaaatacgATATAGATATACCATATGAAAAATGCCGTCTTAGGAAAAAGTGTTATAAGACAGCCTCAAAAGTATTTCTAAATGAACAGAAGTTTGACGATCTGCGATTTCATTCGAAAACATTTGAAATGATTGTTCAAGAACTACCAGATAAAGAGACAGTCACAGACACCGATCAGATTGTCGTGTTCGTAAAAAGGTGGTTACCAGCAAAATTGCAATTTGGACAATTCCAAGAAATTGTTATGGATAATAGAACGGTCGAAGAACTGAAAAAGAAA CTTTCCGCAATATCAGATATTCCGGAAGAGCATATAGATATAGCAAAGGGAAAAGGTAGTTTTCCATATGACCATTCTGTGCTTCGAATCCAAAATGAGCATGATTGGAGTGAACATCACGATAGTTTATctttcaattttgaagatGGTGCCGTCTTCTTATACAG GGACAATAGGGAAAAAccaaaacaattaaatgccGACGAGGTAATGGAGATCGCTTTTAAGGAAAATTCACGCTTAACACCGCTTTCTACTACTTCGAGTTACAGTCCACGTCGGGAGAGAgcacttaaaatatatttggatACCGAATGA
- the Usp47 gene encoding ubiquitin carboxyl-terminal hydrolase 47 isoform X1 yields the protein MVCKAGEKTQVCVVQFNIPFEANHKLCTSDKFSLYASTRVKELYSYIEEHYHMQLDSFRLLLCTSSCTMVDLSDVKDKTVEQIGVDFSVDPSLSEVKNTLFVVDPTEPFVIDLTPPKNMDYNLPTYNLTSAPSLQQRWTEENIVREDVREDVREDVKDGREEVNFRSFIKTETSYVGLVNQAMTCYLNSLLQALYMTPEFRNALYNWEYVDGSEKDEALSIPYQLQKLFLNLQTSTRSAVETTSLTKSFGWDSTEAWQQHDIQELCRVMFDALEQKFKNTEQADLINRLYEGKMIDYVKCLECGTEKSREDTFLDIPLPVRPFGSNVAYNSVEEAIKAFVQYETLEGTNQYHCEKCNKKCDAHKGLKFTKFPYLLTLHLKRFDFDYKTFHRIKLNDKVTFPDILNLNSFISSTTSQESPGGEEDIGLGIKCDDSSTTDSGTLDDDCAPCDNSLSNSNHSASHDQDDDEGIDMSNGPSTSSCTTHNHENEKNRSTYMLGKGPYMYELFSIMIHSGSASGGHYYAYIKDFRTQEWLCFNDQSVTQITHDDIQKTYGGGPSRAYYSGAYSSSTNAYMLMYRQIDRARNTLPMQTQDFPRHIQELLKKMKESEDNDRKNHEKKMSIPVLKVYCHHPVEGKLTNVKLYVMPDITWAEATEKAYKKFGLENVVSLDQCRLVTYEHNTDLIECSYDDREHEPVGNIWRFSRRFDLLLEIRRKDQKFETYLPGGVATKVFVIDVTREEVIDGPIDIRGLLSQSVKEYKQTVGKIINMDPKQMKVILRKYPETRPVENDDSDLQTEGFYNANKVFISTMYDIDNNKPFQESTVHRIIENFKHVISLHVQLPDTSKETLEELNIPLLDDKNEEKEKSVSGPSKLGVIESHWDASLKYNDTSKGCTRSNEDATIRNISPQLGETEEWNTPEQSNSEDSSLSDSDKTLVGDAPESVDIEPQSWDRRPYDKDYMISKQFEIENWDIDDDSDYYFRATPYADSTQQKLLKVLVDKRMRLSTLKKDLEPFVGVPVKYFKVFRLSNSGESECSCLTEQLNSYEDGERLNVKLGRALRNGEFKVKLYQLLINSIEPYKFLYEWIVSKDMTIGHAKKEILAEIKRKYDIDIPYEKCRLRKKCYKTASKVFLNEQKFDDLRFHSKTFEMIVQELPDKETVTDTDQIVVFVKRWLPAKLQFGQFQEIVMDNRTVEELKKKLSAISDIPEEHIDIAKGKGSFPYDHSVLRIQNEHDWSEHHDSLSFNFEDGAVFLYRDNREKPKQLNADEVMEIAFKENSRLTPLSTTSSYSPRRERALKIYLDTE from the exons ATGGTTTGCAAAGCTGGTGAAAAGACTCAAGTATGTGTCGTTCAGTTTAATATACCTTTTGAGGCTAACCATAAACTTTGCACTAGCGACAAATTTTCCTTATATGCATCGACACGCGTGAAGGAACTTTACAGCTATATTGAAGAACATTATCACATGCAACTGGACAGTTTTAGATTACTTCTATGCACATCGTCATGCACAAtg GTTGATTTGTCTGATGTGAAAGACAAAACGGTGGAGCAGATTGGAGTGGATTTCTCAGTTGATCCGAGTTTATCTGAAGTGAAAAATACTCTATTTGTCGTTGATCCAACAGAACCCTTTGTTATTGATCTAACACCACCGAAAAACATGGATTATAATCTGCCAACGTATAATCTTACAAGTGCACCGTCCCTTCAACAACGATGGACTGAGGAAAATATTGTTAGGGAAGATGTTAGGGAAGATGTTAGGGAAGATGTTAAAGATGGTAGAGAAGAAGTTAATTTcagaagttttattaaaactgaAACAA GCTATGTTGGTTTAGTCAATCAAGCAATGACTTGTTACTTGAACAGTCTTCTCCAAGCGTTGTACATGACACCAGAATTTCGTAATGCACTGTACAACTGGGAATACGTAGATGGTTCAGAAAAGGATGAAGCTCTAAGCATACCATATCaattacagaaattatttctcaatttaCAG acatCTACAAGATCTGCAGTGGAAACAACATCCTTAACCAAAAGTTTCGGGTGGGATTCTACCGAAGCATGGCAGCAGCATGATATTCAAGAACTTTGTAGAGTTATGTTCGATGCATTGGAACAGAAATTCAAAAATACAGAACAAGCGGATCTAATCAATAGACTTTACGAAG GAAAGATGATCGATTACGTTAAATGTCTTGAGTGTGGAACAGAGAAATCAAGAGAAGATACATTTCTTGATATCCCATTACCAGTTAGGCCGTTTGGAAGCAATGTTGCATATAACAGTGTG GAGGAAGCGATTAAAGCATTTGTTCAATATGAAACATTAGAAGGAACTAATCAGTATCACTGTGAAAAGTGCAATAAAAAATGCGATGCGCACAAAGGATTGAAGTTTACGAAATTTCCATACCTATTAACTTTACATCTCAAGCGGTTTGACTTTGATTATAAAACCTTCCACAGAATTAAACTCAATGATAA AGTCACGTTCCCGGATATACTAAATTTGAATTCTTTTATCTCGTCTACAACGAGTCAAGAATCTCCAGGTGGTGAGGAAGACATCGGTTTAGGTATCAAGTGCGATGATAGTTCTACAACAGATAGCGGTACTTTAGATGACGATTGTGCACCGTGTGACAACAGCCTTTCCAACAGTAATCATTCAGCCAGTCATGATCAAGACGATGATGAAG GTATTGATATGAGCAACGGACCGTCGACATCGAGTTGTACTACGCATAATCACGAGAATGAAAAGAATCGCAGTACTTATATGCTGGGAAAAGGCCCATACATGTATGAACTGTTCTCAATCATGATTCACAGCGGCAGTGCGAGCGGAGGTCATTATTATgcttatataaaagatttcaGAACACAAGAATGGTTATGTTTTAATGACCAAAGCGTTACTCag ATAACTCACGACGATATCCAGAAAACATATGGCGGTGGACCTTCGAGGGCGTATTATAGCGGCGCGTATAGCAGTAGCACGAATGCGTATATGCTCATGTATAGGCAAATCGATCGTGCTCGTAATACTCTACCTATGCAAACCCAAGATTTTCCACGACATATTCAG GAACtattgaagaaaatgaagGAAAGTGAAGATAACGATAGAAAAAATCATGAGAAGAAAATGTCTATACCTGTGTTGAAAGTGTACTGTCATCATCCGGTAGAAGGGAAATTGACGAATGTCAAATTATATGTCATGCCTGACATAACTTGGGCCGAAGCAACGGAGAAAGCGTATAAGAAATTTGGTCTTGAGAACGTAGTGAGTCTGGATCAGTGTCGTTTAGTTACTTATGAACATAATACTGATTTAATAGAATGTAGTTACGATGATCGAGAGCATGAACCTGTTGGAAATATATGGCGCTTTTCACGTcgatttgatttattattagaaattcgTCGCAAAGATCAAAAGTTTGAGACGTATTTACCAGGTG GGGTTGCAACTAAAGTATTTGTCATAGACGTAACCCGAGAGGAGGTAATTGACGGTCCGATCGATATCCGAGGTTTATTGTCGCAAAGTGTTAAAGAGTATAAACAAACCGtaggaaaaattattaatatggatCCTAAACAAATGAAAGTAATATTGCGAAAATATCCGGAAACTAGACCAGTGGAAAATGATGATAGTGACCTGCAAACTGAAGGATTTTATAACGCGAATAAAGTATTCATATCAACGATGTACGATATAGATAATAACAAACCTTTTCAAGAATCAACAGTACACAGAATTATAGAGAATTTCAAACACGTTATCTCTCTGCATGTCCAGTTACCAGATACCAGTAAAG aaaCATTGGAAGAATTGAATATCCCATTGTTAGatgataaaaatgaagaaaaggaaaaatctGTCAGTGGTCCATCGAAACTTGGCGTTATTGAATCACATTGGGATGCCAGTTTGAAATATAACGATACCTCGAAAGGTTGTACCCGAAGTAACGAGGATGCCACCATACGAAATATAAGTCCTCAGTTAGGGGAAACTGAAGAATGGAATACTCCTGAACAAAGTAATAGTGAAGATAGTAGCCTTAGCGATAGTGATAAAACGTTGGTCGGCGATGCACCGGAAAGTGTTGATATTGAACCACAATCGTGGGACAGACGCCCCTATGATAAAGACTATATGATTTCAAAGCAATTCGAAATAGAAAACTGGGATATTGATGACGACTCCGATTATTACTTTAGAGCTACACCATATGCAGATAGTACtcaacaaaaat taCTTAAAGTATTAGTGGATAAAAGAATGAGATTGAGCACTTTGAAGAAAGATTTAGAACCATTTGTGGGTGTGCCTGTGAAGTACTTTAAAGTTTTTCGTCTATCAAATTCTGGTGAATCAGAATGCAGCTGTTTGACGGAGCAACTTAATTCATACGAGGATGGTGAAAGACTTAATGTGAAACTCGGACGAGCTTTGCGTAACGGAGAattcaaagtaaaattatacCAACTACTGATCAACTCTATTGAG ccttacaaatttttatacgaatgGATTGTCTCGAAAGATATGACGATTGGACATGCAAAGAAAGAGATATTGGcagaaataaagagaaaatacgATATAGATATACCATATGAAAAATGCCGTCTTAGGAAAAAGTGTTATAAGACAGCCTCAAAAGTATTTCTAAATGAACAGAAGTTTGACGATCTGCGATTTCATTCGAAAACATTTGAAATGATTGTTCAAGAACTACCAGATAAAGAGACAGTCACAGACACCGATCAGATTGTCGTGTTCGTAAAAAGGTGGTTACCAGCAAAATTGCAATTTGGACAATTCCAAGAAATTGTTATGGATAATAGAACGGTCGAAGAACTGAAAAAGAAA CTTTCCGCAATATCAGATATTCCGGAAGAGCATATAGATATAGCAAAGGGAAAAGGTAGTTTTCCATATGACCATTCTGTGCTTCGAATCCAAAATGAGCATGATTGGAGTGAACATCACGATAGTTTATctttcaattttgaagatGGTGCCGTCTTCTTATACAG GGACAATAGGGAAAAAccaaaacaattaaatgccGACGAGGTAATGGAGATCGCTTTTAAGGAAAATTCACGCTTAACACCGCTTTCTACTACTTCGAGTTACAGTCCACGTCGGGAGAGAgcacttaaaatatatttggatACCGAATGA
- the LOC139813703 gene encoding uncharacterized protein isoform X2, translating to MTQNDTIITKVERLEESLKETLHKVEVIKRKLETKLLSAESRERLENELYEIKKVLGRNEKELQSLRKENAKSFMITGNEVAHP from the exons ATGACACAAAACGACACCATCATCACCAAG GTGGAACGCTTAGAGGAGAGCTTAAAAGAGACCTTACATAAAGTCGAGGTAATCAAGAGGAAGCTTGAGACGAAACTACTCAGTGCAGAAAGTCGAGAGAGATTGGAGAACGAGCTGTACGAAATTAAGAAAGTTCTCGGGCGAAACGAAAAGGAATTACAAAGCTTGAGGAAAGAGAACGCCAAGTCTTTCATGATAACG GGCAACGAAGTGGCGCATCCATGA